The Calypte anna isolate BGI_N300 chromosome 3, bCalAnn1_v1.p, whole genome shotgun sequence genome segment TCCTAACAGCAGGTTCAAACAAATCCATGTACAAAAAGTCAAAAAGTAGATGATAAAAGGAATAGGCAAGGATTGGAAACCAATAGAGTACAAGAAAAAATGCCTAGAGAAGGCAGCCAAGCTTTTGTGCACTCAATAACAAGTTTCTCCTACTGCTGCTGGtttgatttgcttttccttttaggTATGTATTAGCAAAACCTTGAAGTCCCCCTAGGGAGGGAGAGggtaaagataaaaaaaaacatggagaaaaatgaaatacaatgaACAATAAAGGAAAGGAAGTGTTATAAGATCAAAAACACAGAGATAAGGAAATAGAGAAAGGCATGAAGCAGAGAAGCACTGAGATCACCTGCAACAGCTTGAAGGTTAACTGGGGAGAAGCTGGGTGCTGCCCAGTGATTCTCTTCCTGgagaagtgagaaaaataaatgaataaacacAGGTTCCATAGTCATCAGGATTCCCCCATCCTGCTTCTGTCTTCTGGCGACCAACAGGAACAGGGTCTGGAAGAGGCTGGTGAGAAAGTCCAACAATTCAGAACTGCCTTGGTCAGAGAGTGGATAAAAAGTTGAGACTCAAAGTACCTGATGTACTCTGGGGTCTCTTCCCactgacagaggaaaaaaaaaaggattcccAGACTGACCCAGTGGGTTGTTTCCTGTCTTCACATACGTTCTCAGGCATCTTTCTCTCTGAGGAGTACAATCCACAGGTAAAAGTCACTGTTAAATTACTAGTGCTGTTCTCAAAATGTTATATTTAGGGCAAAGAGAACTTATAAAGAATTCTAAAATATTAGCTAATCCCaggtgtaattaaaaaaaaagtagtatttttttaaaagagactaCTGAAAATTATAAGCAACACcataataaaatgtttatattcTTCTTAAATCCACTGAatacaaaattttgttttaaactcaCCATTTCATATTCATTCGTTGCTGGAGTTACTTACTAATGCAGACAAGCAGATTCTAACACAGATATTTCCCAATGGTAAATTGTTTGCCTTAGTTACTCTAATGCTCTCTTTCAATGATAAGTGagttttcatcattatttttatttaattggaAGATCTATTAAGCATTTGTAATTGGCTAGCAGTTCAAAAACTTATTTTATTATAGAGGCCACTTCATTACGTTCATGGGGAATTGCCTTTggttataaataaaattaaatcagataATTTGAATGAATAATATCCATGTTGTCCATCTTTGCTTTTGATTTATAgcatctattaaaaataaaatttgctggGGAATGAATGGCAACAGATAAGATGATGCACAGAATTAGATTTTGCAATACTAAACTTGTTAcctcagaaaagaaaggtgCCTTGTGACAGAAGTCCTGATTAGTTATGCTTTTCCTAGAGAGAGTAGCTGCACAAAACACTGAATATGCTCAAATGCTGGTACAGTAGACAGTTTCTGGCATTTAGACACTGGAAAAATCCCAGCTAGTTTCACTAGACTATCATGTAAGGACCTCAAAGcatttgctgggaaaaaaaaaagacttttatttaaattcctATGCTACAAGTAAAAATTATTGGTTTACAAACAAATATATCAATACATACCATAATGGTTCTACTGAAAACTGGACTGAGTAACTGAAGTTAATATAGATCTAGTCTGAATGTGAACAAATAGCAAATTTACAAAACCAGACACAGGTGTGATCTGGATAGGCAATAGGCTATACTTCTTTTATTATAAACTCTGCTTGGAAGCACAGAGGGGAGGGAAGGCCAGAGAGTACAGAAAAAAGCTCAGAGTTTCTCTCTAGGAAGCTCATGCATCAAGATTTTTCCCCAGGGTCCTGGATCcaagaacaaaattaaacaaacaccatatttaaaaaaagagtataTAAACTTAGCAATGCTGGATGTAGCTGCCCTGTCAAGATTGCTCCAGCATACTAAGTACAAGGGGAGGTCAGCTGGTTCTCTTACAGAACAGTCTAAATGATGAGAAGTGTAATGAATCACACACCTTTTGTTAAACTGGGACATACAATGAAGATACATAGTTCTTAAGAATTGAATTTTGGGggcaaaatattttggagaCTCTTCTGTGCCATGTCCTCCACCTCTACAAGCTTCTGAAAGGATTATAATTCAGGATATTCTAGATCAGAAGTTGAATGCTGAATTTTTCCAcgacattttttttcatggctgtgTGGATTATGTACAGATGCAGTAGAACTTTGGTTTATCTTGCTTCAAAGACAGTACCAACTGAAGCAGCAAATGACCTTTGAGAGAAAGGTGAATTTTTGAGGTTTGTTGACcatcttttcatttttgctgtgagaaataaaagaggaaTCACTTCAATAGCAGTCAGATAGCCAAAAGACAAGAGACATTGAATGTGTGGCATTATATCTCATATCTGCTCGACAATTACAGAAATTTTGCtcagatgctttttctttctctctttttatctcAGGATAAAAACAGGCTGGAAAACAAGGTACTGAAGCTGTCAGGAAAGGACTAGTTGATATTTGCTACACTGCAAAAGCAGCTCTAGAGGATCTCGTTTTTCTAAAGAAAggtgtgaaaacatttttgtgctACATTTGAAACTCAGCTCCAGTTCAGAAGCCTTCTGCATCAATGCTCAgataaatgtaataaatttccatttcaaaatagCAACATGCTTTTTCACTCTAATCCTTACTCATCCCAGCTACTGTGGTAAGCTTGCTTGTGTTCCACATTTGGgtagaacaaaatatttctgtaactgCAAGCACGTGGATAACCTCACCAAGGTTGAATCTTGGCACTGTCACTTTGTTGTTACACtatgctgtgtttttttaagtcttcaaATTCATTCTGTtacaaagaaaagggagagaaaaaggctgataagttttttttttttttttattttggatatACTAGAAACCGCATTTtgaaatcttccttttcttcagggcaCAGAGTTCAGAGGCAGCCTTGAAACTCCAGATCCTTTTGGGGTTGCATACAACTAATGGATTAGTAAGGGCAAACATAAAATCTCTCAACATctgatttttcttgtgttcatCTACATGTTCTCCTGATATTCATTGGTCTTTACAGTACTTAGCACAGTGAAGAAGTGTATGTAGGAAAATGACCAAGGAGTCTGAAAAAGGCTAACAAATGCTGTAGTCAAGGAGAATTAGTATTTTCTCTCTGGAATTAACATTGTCACAATAGACAGAAGGAGACACTCCACTTTCAAGGCCTTGTTTGCACTGAAGCATTAATTAAAACAGATCAATTCTACCTTACTGGACTTAGCACAGTTCAGAGCAGTAAAGCATAGAGGCAATCACCAGGCTGACCAATGTGTTTTCCAAGCCCATCTGCGGTAAATGAAGGATAAAAAGCCAGTGCTTTGCTCAGCCTTGTTGCTCCACACTGCATGATGGCAAGAAGCTTCAACATTAGTGCTGcaacagagagagaagagatctggaagaagaaaaaagaaaagaaaaaacacaggtCATGTCTACTAATTAAATTTAGCCTCCTTGTGGAACCTGCTTCTGGGGCTGAGGTAATTCAGAGGAGAATTTTCTCCTAACTTCTTCCTGTGCAAGACTcgtttttccctgcttttttggGTCTGAATGACTAAGCTTTTCTGCAGTCTCTCctcaagaaaaccttttttcttccGTCCAAGGAACAGCTGGAATAACTAGCCCTTTGTATTTTAAGTTATTCATTAAATTAAATGGCTTTCTCTTCAAGCTTGTCCTACGGCAACTATTATAAGGTTAACCTTTCTTTAGCTGTGGATCCAGAGAAGTTGCTCAATTTTCTCTGCACCCAGCCAGACAAGAATATGTATGAATATGCCTTTGCTATGGTTCATAGTTTCTGCCTCAATGCCTATTCTAATTTCCCAAAGCAGCACTGAACATCAAGGGAAAAAATCACAAGCCATGAAAGGCAGTTTCAGAAGGGCAAAAAGAATCTcatcatttgggttttttggtaagATAGATAATGATCTTCAATATGGTGTCTCAGGTACAGCTAGATTATTGTAGTTATTACAGggataacaaaataaaaataaaaaaaaaaccaaaccaaaaaaccaaacccaaaccagtcagTTCCCTACAGGACAATCCTGCATAGCAAAGTCTTTTTTCCCAGTCACATACCCCTAGATCACCATCCCTGCTCCACCTGAAGCCTTATGAAGACTGTCACAAATGTGGGTGCTCCTTGGCAGCCTCACATAGAAAGTGTGTTCCTTTCTGCTTTAGTTTATCTTTTCAAATTACACACTTTGAATGCTTTCCTAAAGCTCCTTTCCAAATCAGAGCTTAAATAAAGCTCATACCTAAAACCAAGGGACATTTACAGAAACCCATTTGGTACATTTAGGTAGACAGAGAATTAAACAACTTCTTGTATCCTCTGCTATTTGTAGTTCTGTGCTTTGGCAAGAATTGGACATTGTTAGTTTTAATCACTCAAAAAACCCACTATAGGATGTTTTTATAATGTGTTGTTACCTCTTCCACAAGATGGAGTGCAGTGATAATATCTGAGAATTTTCAAATTGAATCAATACATCACTGTCTCTCCTATGCTAGAAAAAGCCTTTAAAGACTTCAGCCaaccacagcaaaacaaatcaGAAGCCCCAGCGGGGCAGTTTCTCACTGGATAGTTATGCTTATTTTGGATGGGAGAAGCTCAGAGTACatcactgaaaacaaatggagcccacacttgtttttttccttctgcactcAAAGTGAATGCTAGACTTTAACAGCAATTTTTCTCCGAGGGgaaattacaaggaaaaaaagtgcttaTAACATACTTGTTAAAGAAGATgtaagaataaagaaataatcttaTTTGATCAGGAACTTCTAAAGCAGCCAGAAAGAATTGTGTTCTCTTTGGATTTGCTTTGTGGTTCTCCACCATAGCCATGTGAGTGCAGCAGGACAGCTGGACTCAGTCAAGAGTTGTTTTGTCAAAAGTCAAGGTAGCATCAGCAGATGTAGCTGCTAACATTCTGCTGGCACCGCATCAGCTTCATGCCTAAGAGATCAATCTAGAAGAATGAGAAGCTTGCTTATGCTCTTCTCTCATGTTCCAAGTTCACTAAGAACACTTGTGATCTGATGCAGACACCTAGCATCTGGCAAGTATATGCATTTTGAATTGGAAAAGGGGATTTTGAAAGACTTCCTGGTTCAGGAAGGTTCTGTAATAGTTTTCATATCTATTTGCATCATTTTAAATCCATTTGATACAACAAGCCATgtcaaatacatattttaactAGGTAAGTAGAGCTACTTGCTAAACCCACAACAAGCTACCCTGAACCACATAGACATTGGTCTTAAATTACAAAACttactgctttgcatttttcagcatcAGTAATCACCGCTCCCGAGTTTGCAGGGGATGCGGCTGCCAATGCCACATACTATGTGACCTTAGTGTTGCAACTATATCTTGTTTGGCAAAGCTTCCTCCTGACCGAGGAGGAATGTGGGCAATGAGGAGATAGATGTAAAGGATTGTCTTAGTCCTTAAAACTCAGCTAGCACAACTCTGTGCATTGAGTCAGAGACTGTTAAAGACATATCAATTTTCTCTTTAGGTACACAAGGACTGAAATACCACCACGTGCATATCTTAGTTCTGTCGCTGCGTGCCAGGAGGCTTGGATCTCCTCTGCATGTCTCAATTCTGCTTTCAGCATCTCTCTTGCCTGCATTTCCAGAAGCAGCTTCTCTAACTTTACAGGAACAGCCTGTACGGCGCGACGCTTGCCGGGGAGAAACGAACAGAGGGGCCTTGCAGAGCAGCTCATCCCAGCCCACGCCGCTTCTCTGTCCGCAGGTGCGGAGCACAGGGCTGGAGGGGCGGGCGCTCTCCCACCGGGGGTGCGGGGGCGGCTCGGCCGGGGGAGCGCCGGCCTCCGAGGGCCGCCCGGCCGCAGCCTCTGCGCGCCCCCGGGAGGCGGAGCCGCGGCGCGGGCGGGCGGGAGCGTGGGCGGGGCTCGGCGGCGTTGCGGCGAGCGGGACGGGCGGCAGCTGCCGGCAAGCAGGcgagggaggaggagagcgCTGGTTCGTCTGCCTGCTCCTCGGACCGGCGGTTCCCTGGCGCTGCCTGAGAGGCAGAGCCGCCGCCGAAGCGAATGGGGAGGCGGCGCTGAGCGGGGCTGCCTCCGGGGGCTCTGCAGCCGCGGGCAGCGGGCGAGCGATGCCCCTCACTTTTCTGCTTGTGctgcccttcctcctcctcttcctccttatCCTGCTCCCAGCTTTGAAGCTTTTGTTTTGCCCGGCCGCTGCGATCGCAGGAAACTTCCTGGAGAGATGTGCTCAGGCCGGGCTTGTGCTGCTCCGGGCTCCGCAGGGCACGGGCCACGCCGTGAGGTGAGAGGCGTTGAGCCCCGGCCGGCGTTGGGTCCGCTGGCGGCAGTTCCGCGGGCCAGGGCTGCAGCCGCCCCTGATCCAAGGGGGGCGGTGGTCTGGGCGGTGGGGGTAAGAGTTGCAGCGGGGACTCCCGAGAGCTCTGCAGGGTTATGCCGGTTCCCCTTAGCTGGGCTCCCACGGACGGGAGGGCGCTCCAAACCCGGCGGGAACCGCACGGGTCCTGCCGCGTCCCCCGCCTGGGGGCGGTCGGTCATAAGCCACTGGGTTAGGCCGGTTCGGAGAGGGGGACCCTGCGGAGGCTGCGTGGGCCCAGGGCGGCCGGGCGCCCCCTCTCCCCGCGGAGCCGCGGGAGCCGTTGGCGGGCAACAGTCAGCGGCGGCTGAGGggaggcggcgggcgggggggcACAGGACGGGAGTGCTGCCAGCCCCGGGTGGGCGCTCTCGGCGCACGTCCTGTGGCAGTGCGGGCAGGCAGGGCCGCCCGGCGGGCTCTTGCGGAGGGCTCGGTCCGGCGGCGGCGGGTGTGGAGGCGGTGTGTGTGGGGCGCGGTGCTTCCGCCTTGGGTTTCGTCCCTCGCTCTTTGAAACCTTCGAGCTGGTGCCGGCTCTGAAGCCACCGAGAGGTGGGGGCGGACGCTTCCCCCTTGCGGCGGGACGTTGGGTCAGGGGCGCCGGGCGTGGGGTGGCTGCTGTGTATCCCCTGCCCTTCGGATTCCTGAGGGTGCGAAACTCCTGAGCAGGGAGAGCCTCTCGGTGTCTGGTACCGTGTACGTGTTGCTCCCGATGTGGGAAGTcgctcttggaaaaaaaaaaaccgaagTGCCTCACTCGAGAAAGTGAAAAACGATTGGTGTTTTTTAAATGGGCATCTAATGTTTGGATGTTTCATATGGTTTTcttcaagattttattttaaaagcaagatgaTCCAGTGCAGGCTAATATGTAACAATGCACGTTGGAAACTTTTTCGTGTAAAAACTCTTTTTTCCTGGAGATAACGGTGGCTTTGCATAGAAGTACAGGTAACATAAGAGTTTTAAATGGTCAGAGCTATGTTAGATTCATGCCCAAGAGGattgttaaataaaattatttatcctTACTGAAAGCATGAATCCTTAGTCGGTGGTGAATGGGTTTTGCACAGTGCATTTTCTGTGGGACGCCTTACTCGTTCTGACATCTGAGCACAGGCATCAGATTAGGAAGGGCTTGGTTTTAAATAGAACATTTCTAGAGTCTGATATAAAGAGATTTCAAAGAGTATTGGTAATACGTGTTTTGTTAGTTTTCCAGTGTATTTCTTCTATTGTTTTTGCAGTTATCTATTGTGAAAATGTGTTTGCAAACATTGCTGGGGCTATATTTCCAGGTTAACCTATCATAGTCACtagtaattatatttttagtcCACAGAAGCAGATTTGTTAATGACTGGTAGGTAGAAGAGTGATAATTTCAAAtaactttgaaatatttactgCCATGTGATCAGCCTTTAGAAACTCAAGTTTTTTGTGCTATTTTGTATGACTCATTAATTACAGGATGGCCCTACTGTAAGAGCACATGTTAAGTatatagactttttttttttttttcttaattgagaaaagaaatgagacTAGGTATTGGTAGGTGATATGCAAGGTCTGTCtgccaaaggaaacagaaagaagcCAGTGTGAGCTCTACTAATTTCTAGTTTTCTTGTGTGCTATTATGTGTAGATGACTTGTCAGGTGGTACTGATCAGACTGTGCTCATGTACTTCATCGCGTGTGCCACTTTTGAAGTCTTCCTCTAGTAATAATAGAGGCCTGGAGAGGCTATGACCTTTTTACAACCAAATAAATGTACTCAAGACCGTTCTTGTTGGTCCTGAAGTCAACTGGCATGAATTAGCCCTTGTCAATGCTGCTAAACTCTCCTTCCTTTCAGAATGGAGTAGCTGAATACAAGCTACTGAGTGGGGACAGCATTAAATCCAAATTAGGatctggggttgtttagtctggagaagaggaggcttaggGGAGATCtcctcactctctgcaactccctgaaaggaaggtggagccagggggaggtcggtctcttctcccatgcagttatcagtaagacaagagggcatggacttaagctctgccaggggaggtttaggttagataattaggaagaaattctttacagagaggatgatcaggcactggaatgggctgcccagggaggtggtggattctccatcctgGAGAGTTTTTAAGGAGAGACTGATGTAGCACtcggtgccatggtctggtaaccataCTGGTAGTGGATcagtggttggacttgatgatctcagaggtcctttccaacccagctgattctgtgattcgAATTCATGCCAAATAATTGCATATGAGAGCTGTAGCTGGCCTGGGATAGAAGGATGCTGCACAATTTAGCAGTCtgtgtgagtgagtgagtgagttCCATTTCTTGGGAATGGTTCCTGGCATTGCTTGATTTACTAGTGCAGACACAGTCTATCAGTAACACTGTAAGTAGCCTCTCTTAACTCTGTGCTCAATCACAGTGATCTAATTTCCCTTCACTGAGGATCTCAGGCACtataaaatgctgcttttcataGTCATCT includes the following:
- the LOC115598069 gene encoding WAS/WASL-interacting protein family member 3-like, yielding MTDRPQAGDAAGPVRFPPGLERPPSSRESPLQLLPPPPRPPPPLDQGRLQPWPAELPPADPTPAGAQRLSPHGVARALRSPEQHKPGLSTSLQEVSCDRSGRAKQKLQSWEQDKEEEEEEGQHKQKSEGHRSPAARGCRAPGGSPAQRRLPIRFGGGSASQAAPGNRRSEEQADEPALSSSLACLPAAAARPARRNAAEPRPRSRPPAPRLRLPGARRGCGRAALGGRRSPGRAAPAPPVGERPPLQPCAPHLRTEKRRGLG